The uncultured Methanoregula sp. genomic sequence AGAAACACAGATTTGTCAAACAATATTGCTTTATGGCAGATTCTGATCAGTAACTCTTTTTTGGCATGTGCCGGCATGCTCATGAAGGCCTGCCATGCAAATAGCGCAGGATTCGATTCTACGGGGCATGTTTATTTATCTGCATGGCACCTTTCACAGCAGATAAACGCTTATAATTAATGAGAAAGAGAAAAACATCTCATGGAATCCTGTCCAGTTTGCGGAGTATCAAAAGCTCAGATAATGGGAATGACCGGTGCGCTCCTGCTGATAATCGGAGGTTTTCTCCCGTTGTTTTCCGTTACCCTCCTCGGAAACACAACGTCAGTCACATTTCTCACGCCGGGATTCAGAATTTGCGGGGCGATATTGTTCATCTCGGCCCTGATGATCTTTGGTTTCTTCTTTTACAACAAAGTCCGGGAGGCACAGGGCGCCGGGTTAGTAGTTTTCATCGGCCTCCTTGTTTTTTTCCTGGATGCAATTGCCGGGTATAACGGCATGAAAGACATGGGATACATCGGATCGATCGCCTCAGGATTATTCACTTTCGGGTATGCATGGATCATCCTGTTTGCAGGTGCATTCCTGATTATTTCCGAACCCTGTATCCTGTGGTTATTCCCGAACTGGAAATAACGTAACAAGGGACGGGAGTGCTGAACCATTTTTTTTAATAAAAGAAAGGTGATTCATCATCTGGTGCCACTAACTTTTGATATCCTGCCCCCCTCTTGCGCCACCAGTCCCCCGGGGGACGGGGCGCATTGCGATTGGACGAGGCCGGTACCAGGTAATACGTCGTTATCGCAATCCGGGGGATGCCCCCGTGGCGGGGATCGGGGTGAAGCCGAAGCCCCCAAGAACGTCCAGCATGTTGTTCCATGTATCGTTTCCTAAAAACGTGAAATAAAATTTTGATTGGTGGCTCCAATTGAGGAATCGCCAAAAGAAATAGTGAACGAAGCGGTTGTATTCACGGGTGATGATCCCGGGAGTGGGAAGTATTGGTTTTTACTCCCACGCATGAGCCGGCTGCCCGGTCATTCCGGAACGGATCCCTGGACACCGACATACCGGTGTTTGGTCATGATCTGCTCCCCGTGCCGGTAGTGACGGATCAAAAAAGACCGGACTTTCTCTGATTCCACCCAGCCCTTGTCAAGACGGTTCACCAGATTATTGATGATCATTATCTGCTCCTCGATCTTGTTTTTACACCCGGTGTCTGAAGAGAGGGCGAGATATCCCCGTATTGCCTGAAGGGGATTCCTGATCTGATCATTGAGAATCTGGAACTCCTCCATGTTGGATTCTATCTGGGAGAGCCCCTCCGTTTTCAATTCTGATTCAAGCTGTTTCCAGTCAGTGATATCATGGGACTGGACAGCGATCCGGATAATAGCCCCAGAACTGTTGGTGATGGGATACATCACGGTCTCAAACCACCGGTCCTTTTGTTTTTCCTCGAACCAGACCGGCTTTCCCGTCCCATGGAGATCTCTTAAGAATTCCTTCAGGATCCGCACGGTGCCTTCGTGATTGAGATTTTCAACCGTAGTCCCCACGAGCTCCCCGCTTTTCATCCCCAGTTTCTCAGCCATGGACTCATTGACTGCAACGATCTCATGCCCGCGATTAAGGAGTGCGAGGGCATCCGGGACCCCGTTGAGAAGGACACTGATGGTATTCTCGCGCTCCCGCAGTTTCTCATCCATCGCATGTTTATAGAACGCCATCTGGATCGTGGTCTTCAGTGACCGCTCCTCCAGGGGTTTGATGAGGTACCCGAAAGGTTCGGTCATGATCGCATCGTTGACCGTGGCGTCATCGGATTGTGCGGTCAGGTATACCACCGGTATCCCGAGGGTCTCACGGATCTTCTTTGCAGCTTCAATACCGGTCATCGTTCCCTTGAGGATGATATCCATCAGGACAAGATCCGGCCTCAGTATGCGTGCTTTTTCTATCGATTCAGGCCCGTTGTCTACGACCGCAACAACCTGGTACCCCATAGAGAGAAGAGTTTTTTTGATAAGCGTGCTCGTGATGACCGAATCTTCAACAACAAGAATTTTCTCACCTGTCATACTAATGCATCCCCGTTTCTCGTTTGCGGAAAAGTGAACCGGTATCGCGTGCCCGGCCCCCCCAGAAGTTCTACCGATCCATTCATCTCGCCGGTCAGGCCCCGGATAAGCTCGAGCCCGGTGGTTGCCGGGTTGTTAAAATCAACGCTTGCGGGAAACCCTGCACCATCGTCGCGGTACTCGAGAGTTTTTGCATCATCCCCATGATGGTACCGGATCTCGATCGTGCCATCGCGCCCCCCGGGAAAAGCATGCATCGCCGAGTTCGAGACCAGCTCGTTTATCAGGATACCAAAAGGAACTGCGGTATCCAGATCAAGGGTGGCATCACCGGCATCTATGTTCAGGTTTATGACACGACGCCCGCCCGGCTGGGAAGAGATGACATTTGATGTGATGGTGGTAATAAGATCCCCGGCAGGAATGTGCGCGAAATCGCTTGAATGGTATGCAATCTCATGAATGGCAGCGAGTGCCAGGATCCGGTTTTTACTGTTCTCGAAAAGGATCTTGACAGAGGGATCATGGATCTTCATTCCTTCCATATGGAGGATCCCGGTTATCAGCTGCATGTTGTTCTTTACCCGGTGATGGATCTCCCGGAGCAGGATCGCTTTTTCGTTTAT encodes the following:
- a CDS encoding response regulator, with the protein product MTGEKILVVEDSVITSTLIKKTLLSMGYQVVAVVDNGPESIEKARILRPDLVLMDIILKGTMTGIEAAKKIRETLGIPVVYLTAQSDDATVNDAIMTEPFGYLIKPLEERSLKTTIQMAFYKHAMDEKLRERENTISVLLNGVPDALALLNRGHEIVAVNESMAEKLGMKSGELVGTTVENLNHEGTVRILKEFLRDLHGTGKPVWFEEKQKDRWFETVMYPITNSSGAIIRIAVQSHDITDWKQLESELKTEGLSQIESNMEEFQILNDQIRNPLQAIRGYLALSSDTGCKNKIEEQIMIINNLVNRLDKGWVESEKVRSFLIRHYRHGEQIMTKHRYVGVQGSVPE
- a CDS encoding histidine kinase dimerization/phosphoacceptor domain -containing protein yields the protein MTRTEISPGCRTEIPAGSDDLFRTVFETVQTGILLISPDGRTLAGINPAARELFGQSDSIMAGHEIAEFIRPLPPGKTTVPDLLMCRSPFKASLVDAEGTEIPVLLNPSRGPDGKNAVIVVSVIDLRERINEKAILLREIHHRVKNNMQLITGILHMEGMKIHDPSVKILFENSKNRILALAAIHEIAYHSSDFAHIPAGDLITTITSNVISSQPGGRRVINLNIDAGDATLDLDTAVPFGILINELVSNSAMHAFPGGRDGTIEIRYHHGDDAKTLEYRDDGAGFPASVDFNNPATTGLELIRGLTGEMNGSVELLGGPGTRYRFTFPQTRNGDALV